A region from the Fusarium graminearum PH-1 chromosome 4, whole genome shotgun sequence genome encodes:
- a CDS encoding G2-specific protein kinase nim-1, with protein sequence MSSEDKYETLEKIGHGSFGIIRKVRRRTDGFIMCRKEISYLRMSQKEREQLHAEFQILSHLRHPNIVAYYHREHLKVSQDLHLYMEYCGNGDLGRVIKDLALKGQRAQESFVWSIFSQLVMALYRCHYGVDPPEVGSNILGLTQGNAAAGPKVPAGTMTILHRDLKPENVFLGEDNSVKLGDFGLSKMIKSHDFASTYVGTPFYMSPEICAAEKYTLKSDIWSLGCIIYELCAREPPFNAKTHFQLVQKIKDGKFPALPDVYSPELYQVIKDCLRVNPDRRPDTSELLNLPVVKLMRKEKEVVDLNKSIRLREDSLRKKERDLNERLVNMEREKELIRDELDSSLRREWEVKARLEIDRLANAEIEQLQNRFEEEVQARVEAELQKKAAAYANSRPNSQEDEYTTSTGKTDYPHSSVGGSEVEFPSTTDLTEYSSIESPEAPRETKKTARTPFGRAQTMFVGNPAGTPMDIEMNSPSPIAIASLSLSPRRNGNTKAPTAASGNIFAVNANRSADNSRWDLRDTLSDSEDEDVMPSPTRNIKSSKNPFTSKTRPVLTSQKSAPINRLKSQPSTSGFVSKQVSQPEAPRSPRRLSKIPSAANLQAESNNSSGGGLTRQSSLNRKNNHSDDGLGKVAAKNNIRGRTLVELQQARAGGRPMSAIVMPSTGENVSPKRAFRDRIGAERKSSGDEPVAVWDPERDEMPSPFLVRQRRIARV encoded by the exons atgtcttccGAGGACAAATACGAAACGTTGGAGAAGATTG GCCATGGCTCCTTTGGCATCATCCGCAAGGTCCGTCGCAGGACAGACGGCTTCATCATGTGCCGCAAAGAAATCTCCTACCTCCGCATGTCCCAGAAGGAGCGCGAGCAGCTCCACGCCGAATTCCAGATTCTGTCACATCTGCGACACCCAAACATCGTCGCTTACTACCACCGAGAACATCTCAAGGTCAGCCAGGACTTGCATCTCTACATGGAGTACTGTGGCAATGGAGATCTGGGCCGTGTCATCAAGGACCTCGCGCTGAAGGGCCAGCGAGCTCAGGAAAGCTTTGTCTGGAGCATCTTCAGCCAACTGGTTATGGCGCTCTATCGGTGTCACTACGGTGTCGACCCCCCAGAGGTTGGCTCAAATATTCTTGGCTTGACGCAGGGAAACGCCGCTGCTGGACCCAAGGTTCCGGCTGGAACCATGACTATTCTACACCGCGATTTGAAACCCGAGAATG TCTTCCTTGGTGAGGACAACTCTGTCAAGCTCGGAGATTTTGGTCTCTCTAAAATGATCAAGTCCCACGACTTTGCCTCCACTTACGTTGGCACTCCTTTCTACATGTCTCCTGAAATCTGCGCCGCCGAGAAATATACCCTCAAGTCCGATATCTGGTCATTAGGCTGCATTATCTACGAACTCTGCGCTCGCGAACCTCCTTTCAACGCCAAGACGCATTTCCAACTAGTGCAAAAGATTAAGGATGGCAAGTTCCCTGCCTTGCCCGACGTCTACTCTCCCGAGCTCTACCAAGTCATCAAGGACTGTCTCCGCGTGAACCCTGACCGACGACCTGATACTTCAGAGCTGTTGAACCTACCAGTGGTCAAGCTgatgagaaaggagaaggaagttgtTGACCTCAACAAGTCCATTCGCCTAAGAGAAGACTCTCTCCGTAAGAAGGAGAGGGATCTCAACGAGCGACTTGTCAACATGGAAAGGGAGAAGGAACTCATCCGAGACGAGCTGGACTCATCACTACGGAGAGAGTGGGAGGTCAAGGCCCGCCTCGAGATTGATCGTCTCGCCAACGCTGAGATTGAGCAACTCCAGAACCGATTCGAAGAGGAAGTCCAGGCACGTGTCGAAGCAGAACTACAGAAGAAGGCAGCAGCGTACGCCAACTCAAGACCTAACAGTCAAGAGGATGAGTACACGACATCAACGGGTAAGACCGACTACCCCCACTCATCCGTCGGCGGCAGTGAAGTTGAGTTTCCCTCAACAACGGATCTCACCGAGTACTCCTCCATCGAAAGCCCCGAAGCACCTCgggagaccaagaagacggCCCGCACACCATTTGGCCGCGCGCAAACAATGTTTGTGGGCAACCCTGCTGGTACGCCTATGGATATCGAGATGAACTCGCCCAGTCCTATCGCGATTGCGTCGCTTTCTCTCTCACCCCGTCGCAACGGAAATACCAAGGCTCCTACCGCTGCGTCTGGCAACATCTTCGCTGTTAACGCCAACCGAAGTGCTGACAATTCTCGATGGGATCTCCGCGACACTTTGTCCGATTCtgaggacgaggatgtcatgccatcgccaacacGCAACATCAAGTCTTCCAAGAACCCCTTCACTTCCAAGACTCGCCCTGTTTTGACGTCCCAGAAGTCGGCCCCCATCAACCGTTTGAAGTCTCAACCTTCAACCTCGGGCTTCGTTTCCAAGCAAGTCTCCCAACCTGAGGCTCCTAGATCTCCTCGTCGCCTGAGCAAGATCCCCTCTGCCGCCAACCTCCAGGCCGAGAGCAACAACTCCAGCGGAGGGGGCTTGACACGCCAATCTTCCCTCAACAGGAAGAACAACCACTCGGACGATGGCTTGGGCAAGGTCGCAGCTAAGAACAACATTCGAGGCCGTACCCTTGTTGAGCTTCAGCAAGCTCGAGCCGGTGGCCGCCCCATGAGCGCCATTGTCATGCCCAGCACTGGCGAGAACGTCAGCCCTAAGAGGGCATTCCGGGATCGCATCGGTGCTGAGCGCAAGTCGAGCGGCGACGAGCCCGTGGCTGTCTGGGATCCGGAGCGAGACGAGATGCCGAGTCCTTTCCTGGTCCGTCAGCGACGTATTGCCCGGGTGTAG